One genomic window of Methyloceanibacter sp. wino2 includes the following:
- a CDS encoding formate dehydrogenase subunit gamma, which translates to MQKYEKWTSERAIEIIAQHQDQKGATLPILHALQEVFGCVPLEAEPLIAEALNITRAEVHGCVTFYHDYRREPPGRRVLKICLAESCQAAGVRSLEKRAKEKLGVEMGGTTADARVTLEPVYCLGLCHSSPAAMLDKDVYAGLDEERLDELLKEAQA; encoded by the coding sequence ATGCAAAAGTACGAAAAATGGACGTCTGAGCGCGCAATCGAGATCATTGCGCAGCATCAGGATCAGAAGGGCGCGACGCTCCCTATCCTCCATGCTCTGCAGGAGGTTTTCGGTTGCGTTCCGCTAGAGGCGGAGCCCTTGATTGCCGAGGCCCTCAATATTACACGGGCTGAAGTGCATGGGTGCGTGACATTTTATCACGACTATCGGCGTGAACCGCCGGGACGCCGTGTCCTCAAGATCTGTCTCGCCGAATCCTGCCAAGCCGCCGGCGTGCGGTCGCTGGAGAAGCGCGCGAAAGAGAAGCTCGGGGTGGAGATGGGCGGCACCACGGCTGACGCCCGCGTGACCCTCGAGCCCGTTTACTGCCTCGGACTGTGTCATTCCTCCCCCGCCGCCATGCTGGACAAGGATGTGTACGCGGGGCTCGACGAGGAGCGGCTGGATGAGCTGCTCAAGGAGGCGCAGGCGTGA
- the fdhF gene encoding formate dehydrogenase subunit alpha: protein MPLNPETDYGTPKSKSEKLVTLTIDGAEVTVPEGTSIMRAAMEMGTQIPKLCATDMLDSYGSCRLCLIEIEGRNGTPASCTTPVGEGMVVKTQTDRLKRLRKGVMELYISEHPLDCLTCSANGDCELQDMAGAVGLRDVRYGYDGQKHPNPGIDDSNPYFTYEPSKCIVCSRCVRACEEVQGTFALTIANRGFQSVVSPSMQESFLESECVSCGACVQACPTATLNEKSVIEIGTPDTATVTTCAYCGVGCSFRAEMRGDELVRMIPQKEGKANRGHSCVKGRFAYGYAHHKDRITKPMIREKITDPWREVSWEEAIQYTASEFKRIQAKYGKSSIGGITSSRCTNEETFLVQKLIRAGFGNNNVDTCARVCHSPTGYGLKTTYGESAGTQDFDSVEKSDVILVIGANPTDGHPVFASRMKKRLRQGAKLIVVDPRRTDLVKSPNVKADYHLPLRPGTNVAVVTSLGHVIVTEGLVNEDFVRERCEWDEFQDWARFVADPRHAPEEVEKISGVPAELIRKAARLYATGGNAAIYYGLGVTEHSQGSTTVMAIANLAMATGNIGREGVGVNPLRGQNNVQGSCDMGSFPHELPGYRHVSDTATMELFESLWGRPLLDEPGLRIPNMIDAALDGSFKGIYIQGEDILQSDPNTQHMAAGLAAMECVVVQDLFLVETANYAHVFLPGSTFLEKNGTFTNAERRIQRVRKVMAPVNGYEDWEITQMLSNALGYPMHYDHPSQIMDEIARLTPTFTGVSYEKLDELGSVQWPCNDEAPEGTPVMHIESFTRGKGKFVVTEYVATDEKTGPRFPLLLTTGRILSQYNVGAQTRRTENVVWHEEDRLEIHPFDAENRGVRDGDWVKIASRTGETTLRALITERVAPGVVYTTFHHPTTQVNVVTTEFSDWATNCPEYKVTAVQVAPSNGPSEWQEEYEELSKAARRIAEPLVAAE from the coding sequence ATGCCTTTGAATCCGGAAACCGACTACGGAACACCAAAATCGAAGTCAGAGAAGCTCGTCACGCTGACCATCGACGGCGCCGAGGTAACGGTGCCGGAGGGAACGTCCATCATGCGGGCGGCGATGGAGATGGGGACTCAAATCCCCAAGCTCTGCGCCACGGACATGCTGGACTCCTACGGGTCTTGCCGGCTTTGCCTGATCGAGATCGAAGGCCGTAACGGAACACCCGCCTCGTGCACCACGCCTGTCGGCGAGGGCATGGTGGTCAAGACGCAGACCGACCGTCTGAAGCGGCTCCGCAAGGGCGTGATGGAGCTCTACATTTCGGAGCATCCGCTCGACTGCCTGACCTGCTCGGCCAATGGCGATTGCGAACTGCAGGACATGGCCGGCGCCGTGGGCCTGCGCGATGTGCGCTACGGCTATGACGGTCAGAAACATCCCAATCCGGGCATCGACGACTCAAACCCCTATTTCACCTACGAACCCTCCAAGTGCATCGTCTGCTCCCGCTGCGTCCGCGCCTGCGAGGAAGTGCAAGGCACATTCGCGCTGACGATCGCCAATCGCGGCTTCCAGTCGGTGGTCTCGCCCTCGATGCAGGAGAGCTTCCTCGAGTCCGAGTGCGTGTCCTGCGGCGCTTGCGTGCAGGCCTGCCCGACCGCGACGCTCAACGAGAAATCCGTGATCGAGATCGGTACGCCCGACACGGCCACCGTGACGACCTGTGCCTATTGCGGCGTGGGCTGCTCCTTCCGGGCCGAGATGCGCGGCGACGAACTCGTCCGCATGATCCCGCAGAAGGAAGGCAAGGCCAATCGCGGCCATTCCTGCGTGAAGGGACGCTTCGCCTACGGCTACGCGCACCACAAGGACCGCATCACCAAGCCGATGATCCGCGAGAAGATCACCGATCCGTGGCGTGAGGTTTCGTGGGAAGAAGCCATTCAATACACCGCGTCGGAGTTCAAACGCATCCAAGCCAAATACGGCAAGAGCTCGATCGGCGGCATCACCTCTTCCCGCTGCACCAACGAAGAGACCTTCCTGGTGCAGAAGCTGATCCGCGCCGGCTTCGGCAACAACAATGTCGATACCTGCGCCCGCGTTTGCCACTCGCCAACCGGCTATGGCTTGAAGACGACCTACGGCGAGAGCGCCGGCACGCAGGACTTCGATTCCGTCGAGAAATCCGACGTCATCCTGGTGATTGGCGCCAACCCGACGGACGGCCATCCGGTGTTCGCCTCGCGCATGAAGAAGCGCCTGCGCCAGGGCGCGAAGCTGATCGTTGTCGATCCGCGCAGAACCGACTTGGTGAAGTCGCCGAACGTCAAGGCCGACTACCATCTGCCTCTGCGGCCCGGCACGAACGTCGCCGTCGTGACGTCTCTCGGCCACGTCATCGTCACCGAAGGCCTCGTGAACGAGGACTTCGTCCGTGAGCGGTGCGAGTGGGACGAGTTCCAGGATTGGGCCCGGTTCGTCGCCGACCCGCGTCACGCGCCCGAAGAGGTCGAGAAGATTTCCGGCGTTCCCGCCGAGCTGATCCGCAAAGCGGCCCGGCTTTACGCGACGGGCGGCAACGCGGCCATCTATTACGGTCTCGGCGTCACCGAGCACAGCCAGGGCTCCACCACGGTCATGGCCATTGCCAACCTCGCCATGGCGACCGGCAATATCGGCCGTGAAGGCGTGGGCGTGAACCCGCTGCGCGGTCAGAACAACGTGCAGGGTTCCTGCGACATGGGATCCTTCCCGCACGAGCTGCCCGGCTATCGCCACGTCTCCGACACGGCGACCATGGAGCTGTTCGAGTCCCTTTGGGGCCGTCCGCTGCTCGATGAGCCGGGCTTGCGTATTCCCAACATGATCGACGCCGCGCTCGATGGCTCGTTCAAGGGCATCTACATCCAGGGCGAAGACATTCTTCAGTCCGACCCGAACACCCAGCACATGGCCGCCGGCCTCGCCGCGATGGAATGCGTGGTGGTGCAGGACCTGTTCCTGGTCGAGACCGCCAACTACGCCCATGTGTTCCTGCCCGGTTCGACCTTCCTCGAGAAGAACGGAACCTTCACCAACGCCGAGCGCCGCATCCAGCGTGTGCGCAAGGTGATGGCGCCGGTGAACGGTTATGAGGATTGGGAGATCACCCAGATGCTGTCCAACGCTCTGGGCTACCCGATGCATTACGATCATCCGTCGCAGATCATGGACGAGATCGCACGCCTCACGCCGACCTTCACGGGCGTCTCATACGAGAAGCTCGACGAACTCGGCTCCGTGCAGTGGCCGTGCAACGACGAGGCGCCGGAAGGCACCCCGGTCATGCATATCGAGAGCTTCACGCGCGGCAAGGGCAAGTTCGTCGTCACCGAATACGTGGCAACGGACGAGAAGACCGGCCCGCGCTTCCCGCTTCTGCTGACCACGGGACGCATCCTGTCCCAGTACAATGTGGGCGCGCAGACGCGGCGCACGGAGAACGTCGTCTGGCACGAAGAGGATCGCCTCGAGATTCATCCCTTCGATGCCGAGAACCGCGGCGTGCGCGACGGCGACTGGGTGAAGATCGCCAGCCGCACCGGCGAGACGACCTTGCGGGCGCTGATCACCGAACGTGTGGCGCCGGGCGTTGTCTACACCACGTTCCACCACCCGACGACGCAGGTGAACGTGGTGACGACCGAGTTCTCCGACTGGGCCACGAACTGCCCCGAGTACAAGGTGACGGCCGTTCAGGTCGCGCCGTCCAACGGGCCGTCCGAGTGGCAGGAGGAGTACGAGGAGCTGTCGAAGGCAGCGCGCCGTATCGCCGAACCTTTGGTGGCGGCGGAGTAG
- a CDS encoding formate dehydrogenase subunit delta: MKPENLVYMANQIGKFFQYQKEDEIVPGIASHIKKFWDPRMREAIFAYLDQGGDGLDPYVKEAILHLKEVKKPAETSFQGT, encoded by the coding sequence ATGAAGCCCGAGAATCTCGTCTACATGGCGAACCAGATCGGAAAGTTCTTCCAGTACCAGAAGGAAGACGAAATCGTTCCGGGGATCGCCAGCCATATCAAGAAGTTTTGGGACCCGCGGATGCGCGAGGCGATCTTCGCCTATCTCGACCAAGGTGGAGACGGCCTCGATCCGTACGTGAAAGAGGCGATCCTTCATCTGAAAGAGGTGAAGAAGCCCGCCGAGACCAGCTTCCAGGGCACCTAG
- a CDS encoding PQQ-dependent catabolism-associated beta-propeller protein, protein MTRIGLATVCATAFVLAAAPLAHAETIFVSNEKDNTVTVIDGDTMETIDTIETSRRPRGIVLSPDNKELFVAAGDGDIIDVVDTKTLKITRQLESGPDPELMDIDPDGKIIYIANEDDSMVTIMDLGSGDVLAEVPVGVEPEGMAVSPDNKYTAATSESTSMAHIIDNETHQLIANVLVDSRPREAKWTKDGKELWVSSEVGGTVSVIDPSTWEITNKIRFEVPGVRPEQLQPVGMDFVKDESLVMVPLGPSNRVAVIDTAKKEVVDYILVGQRPWHGETSADGKKYYVANGLTNDMTIIDLDSLKAVKSVPVGRLPWGVAVMPGKPDA, encoded by the coding sequence ATGACACGCATCGGCCTTGCAACTGTTTGTGCGACGGCGTTTGTTCTCGCCGCCGCTCCGCTGGCTCACGCCGAGACGATCTTCGTCTCCAACGAGAAAGACAACACCGTCACGGTCATCGACGGCGACACGATGGAGACCATCGATACGATCGAGACGTCGCGCCGTCCGCGCGGCATCGTCCTGAGCCCTGACAACAAGGAACTGTTCGTCGCGGCCGGTGACGGCGACATCATCGACGTTGTCGACACCAAGACGCTCAAGATCACGCGACAGCTCGAAAGCGGCCCTGATCCGGAATTGATGGACATCGATCCCGACGGCAAGATCATCTATATCGCCAACGAAGACGACAGCATGGTCACGATCATGGATCTCGGCTCCGGCGACGTCTTGGCCGAGGTGCCGGTGGGCGTGGAGCCCGAAGGCATGGCAGTCAGCCCGGACAACAAGTACACCGCCGCCACCTCGGAAAGCACGAGCATGGCGCATATCATCGACAACGAAACGCATCAGCTGATCGCCAACGTGCTGGTCGACTCCCGGCCGCGCGAGGCGAAGTGGACCAAGGACGGCAAGGAGCTGTGGGTCTCTTCGGAAGTGGGCGGCACGGTTTCCGTGATCGATCCGTCCACCTGGGAGATCACCAACAAGATTCGCTTCGAGGTGCCGGGCGTGCGTCCCGAGCAGCTTCAGCCGGTCGGCATGGACTTCGTCAAGGACGAGTCGCTCGTCATGGTGCCGCTCGGTCCGTCCAACCGCGTTGCCGTCATCGACACGGCCAAGAAGGAAGTCGTGGACTACATCCTGGTCGGTCAGCGCCCCTGGCACGGCGAGACCAGCGCGGACGGCAAGAAATACTACGTGGCCAACGGCCTGACGAACGACATGACGATCATCGACCTCGACTCGCTGAAGGCGGTCAAGTCCGTGCCCGTCGGACGTCTGCCCTGGGGTGTCGCCGTGATGCCGGGCAAGCCTGACGCCTAG
- a CDS encoding ABC transporter substrate-binding protein, which produces MPAGAQDAPGTDDVETPAKTGDAQPKASDDAAADAGKPKAAKPDAAKKTMHVVYLGKEYEEPLPLSYAEKVITDKGIQGARLMLKEANQAGNFVGYGFELEEVIIPADEDIVAKAKEALAAGHRFFIADLEPDDLLAVADLPEAKDALIMNIRSSATKLRQEECRQNVFHIIPDYAMRADALAQYLIWKKWPKWYVIRRDTPEDQDYLAQVQRAAKRFGGKVVEDHLYDLPPGARNLDSGHQQIQQQMALETQRAPEHDVVWSINSDDDFGDYLMYRTTMPRPVVGTQGLQATAWDKSYTESGGMRFQRAIPRLANRPPVERDYTAWLGLRALSDAAQKSGTVDPKGVKDYMLSDEFRLEAFKGQALSFRPWDHQMRQPIILGGGTRVPVSTSPQEGFLHPKYVTDTLGFDKPETKCKF; this is translated from the coding sequence TTGCCCGCTGGTGCCCAAGACGCCCCGGGCACAGATGACGTCGAGACGCCAGCCAAGACCGGCGACGCGCAGCCGAAGGCTAGCGACGACGCTGCCGCGGATGCCGGCAAGCCGAAGGCTGCAAAGCCGGACGCCGCCAAGAAGACGATGCATGTCGTCTATCTCGGTAAGGAATACGAAGAGCCGCTCCCGCTCTCCTACGCGGAGAAGGTGATCACCGACAAAGGCATCCAAGGCGCGCGCCTCATGCTCAAGGAGGCGAACCAGGCCGGTAATTTCGTCGGCTATGGCTTCGAGCTCGAGGAAGTCATCATCCCCGCAGACGAGGACATCGTGGCGAAGGCCAAGGAAGCGCTGGCGGCCGGCCACCGCTTCTTCATCGCCGACCTGGAGCCCGACGATCTGCTGGCCGTGGCCGATCTGCCAGAGGCCAAAGACGCGCTCATCATGAACATCCGCTCCAGCGCGACCAAGCTGCGCCAGGAGGAATGCCGCCAGAACGTCTTCCATATCATTCCGGACTACGCGATGCGCGCCGACGCCCTGGCGCAGTACCTGATCTGGAAGAAGTGGCCGAAATGGTATGTCATCCGCCGCGATACGCCCGAGGATCAGGATTATCTCGCCCAGGTCCAGCGTGCGGCCAAGCGCTTCGGCGGCAAGGTGGTGGAAGACCACCTCTACGACCTTCCCCCTGGAGCCCGGAATCTGGACTCGGGCCATCAGCAGATCCAGCAGCAAATGGCGCTGGAGACGCAGCGTGCGCCGGAGCACGACGTCGTTTGGTCCATCAATAGCGACGACGATTTCGGCGACTATCTGATGTACCGCACCACCATGCCCCGCCCGGTAGTGGGTACGCAGGGCCTTCAGGCGACGGCCTGGGACAAGTCCTACACGGAGTCGGGCGGCATGCGCTTTCAGCGCGCGATTCCGCGTCTGGCAAACCGCCCGCCGGTCGAACGGGATTATACGGCCTGGCTGGGCCTCCGCGCTCTGTCGGACGCGGCGCAGAAGTCCGGCACGGTCGATCCCAAGGGCGTGAAGGATTACATGCTGTCGGACGAGTTCCGGCTCGAGGCCTTCAAGGGCCAAGCGCTGAGTTTCCGCCCCTGGGATCACCAGATGCGCCAGCCGATCATTCTGGGCGGCGGCACCCGCGTACCGGTCTCCACGTCGCCGCAGGAAGGCTTCCTGCATCCGAAATACGTCACCGACACGCTCGGCTTCGACAAACCAGAAACCAAGTGCAAATTCTAA
- a CDS encoding c-type cytochrome gives MRKIITGVVAAAFVGAIGLFALDARAEECCEKGDTTPPLELIEKTPVGGLHNPYNDEIDGVAEAGHKIYLSYSCNGCHGGGGGGGMCPPLTNDAWVYGADDDTVFRLIAEGSDKLQEQGYKRVRKEIVTGPMPPFGTIAKTSDDLWKVIAFIRSKNPSSMKKVNEPAQTPGQ, from the coding sequence GTGCGCAAGATTATTACTGGAGTAGTAGCTGCCGCCTTTGTCGGCGCGATTGGCCTGTTTGCATTGGATGCTCGTGCTGAGGAATGCTGCGAGAAGGGCGACACCACGCCCCCGCTGGAACTCATTGAGAAGACCCCGGTTGGCGGTCTCCACAACCCCTACAACGACGAAATCGATGGCGTCGCGGAAGCGGGACATAAGATCTATCTGTCCTATAGCTGCAACGGCTGCCATGGCGGCGGCGGTGGCGGCGGCATGTGTCCGCCTCTGACGAACGATGCCTGGGTCTACGGCGCCGACGACGACACGGTGTTCCGCTTGATCGCCGAGGGCTCTGACAAGCTGCAGGAGCAGGGCTACAAGCGTGTCCGTAAGGAAATCGTGACCGGCCCGATGCCGCCGTTCGGCACGATCGCCAAGACATCCGACGATCTGTGGAAGGTCATCGCGTTCATCCGCTCGAAGAACCCGAGCTCGATGAAGAAGGTGAACGAGCCGGCCCAGACGCCCGGTCAATAG